The Gammaproteobacteria bacterium genome has a segment encoding these proteins:
- a CDS encoding hypothetical protein (Evidence 5 : Unknown function) → MPSSLSVIQVATYAVRNEEISLAEQEGIKTRSLATLVRLVRNMVAALNRKFTVLSPLSRLITRGPN, encoded by the coding sequence ATGCCGAGTAGTTTATCAGTAATCCAAGTTGCTACCTATGCGGTGAGAAATGAAGAAATTTCTCTCGCGGAGCAAGAGGGAATAAAAACGCGCTCGCTAGCAACTTTGGTTAGATTAGTCCGAAACATGGTCGCAGCACTCAATAGGAAATTCACTGTTCTTTCACCATTATCTCGACTTATAACACGAGGGCCGAATTGA
- a CDS encoding conserved hypothetical protein (Evidence 4 : Unknown function but conserved in other organisms), with protein sequence MSLSSNRPRLGAITDSFLSWLLIWCILPSMLVTAIEVKAASSAPNQRFATVWRIHGDITATGSATGAKRKLSEGDSVFVGERVSAATAAETVLKTDDAGLVAIRPGTEFVADYFSAQGTSSDSFTMRLIKGSLRVITGWIGHTNQASNRIITPSATLGIRGTDHEPYVLEKDLVSTNTYRAGTYDKVNRGGTTLEALGESIDIDAGRVGFARSSNSDHGGGNKVRAMMTLLLPVLLTKVPDFYVPGEFDAELDHYSQTADKISLQQLELKRSGATPAPAAVCVPSTIAKTWLTQLDNAIIHHDAAGIIAMFAPEVAVRAIVINRDGSTATIDLGRDELAQSTLTSVKQLKGYQHRRISLDAKLHDPKDGSSCNWIDIKSVVIEQGRQAGKHFRFESQEEYVLQLRSEKWLAIKSETTQH encoded by the coding sequence ATGAGCTTGTCATCAAATCGCCCCCGACTTGGTGCCATTACGGATTCTTTTCTTTCCTGGTTGTTAATCTGGTGCATTTTGCCAAGCATGTTGGTTACCGCGATTGAGGTAAAGGCTGCAAGTTCTGCTCCCAACCAACGTTTTGCAACGGTGTGGCGCATCCACGGAGACATTACCGCAACGGGAAGCGCTACTGGTGCTAAAAGGAAATTGAGCGAAGGCGACTCCGTATTCGTTGGTGAACGTGTGAGTGCCGCTACGGCAGCCGAAACCGTATTGAAGACCGACGATGCTGGACTAGTCGCCATCCGTCCCGGTACTGAATTCGTTGCTGACTACTTTTCTGCGCAGGGTACTTCTTCCGACAGCTTTACCATGCGCCTTATCAAGGGTTCCCTGCGAGTTATTACGGGTTGGATTGGTCACACCAATCAAGCAAGTAATCGTATCATTACACCTTCGGCCACCCTTGGTATCCGCGGTACCGATCATGAACCCTACGTATTGGAAAAAGATCTGGTCTCAACCAATACGTATCGGGCCGGGACTTATGACAAAGTGAATCGTGGCGGGACTACACTGGAGGCCCTTGGAGAATCGATTGATATTGATGCTGGTAGAGTCGGCTTCGCCCGTAGTAGCAATAGTGACCACGGTGGTGGCAACAAGGTACGCGCAATGATGACGTTACTGCTGCCCGTACTACTGACGAAGGTGCCAGATTTCTATGTACCTGGTGAGTTCGATGCTGAATTGGACCATTACTCCCAGACCGCCGACAAGATTAGTCTCCAGCAATTGGAGCTAAAGCGCAGCGGAGCTACACCAGCACCCGCAGCGGTATGCGTTCCGAGCACAATTGCCAAAACCTGGCTGACTCAATTAGACAACGCAATTATTCACCATGATGCAGCAGGCATCATAGCGATGTTCGCGCCCGAGGTAGCGGTCCGCGCCATTGTCATCAATAGGGATGGGAGTACTGCAACGATCGACCTGGGGCGCGATGAACTAGCTCAAAGCACGCTGACCTCGGTAAAACAGCTCAAAGGCTACCAGCACCGTCGCATTTCGCTCGATGCGAAACTCCACGATCCCAAAGACGGGTCTTCGTGCAATTGGATTGACATCAAATCGGTAGTAATTGAACAAGGTCGACAAGCAGGTAAACACTTCCGCTTCGAGTCTCAAGAAGAATATGTATTGCAATTACGTAGCGAAAAATGGCTCGCCATCAAATCGGAAACGACACAACACTGA
- the uup gene encoding ATP-binding protein Uup, with amino-acid sequence MALLNLKDVHLAYGGAPLLDGVTLQVEQGERLALVGRNGSGKSSLMRLIAGEISPDSGEVLRTSGLKMARLAQEVPSAQEGTVFDVVAAGLGPIGQWLAQYHHLSQRLSDASDTGGTDESAPILRKLAQLQQQLEAAGGWQWRSRVDALVSRLGLPAEATFADLSGGFKRRVMLGQALADAPNLLLLDEPTNHLDIPAIEWLEQFLLEFSGTLLFVTHDRVFLQRLATRIVELDRGHLASHAGGFHLYLERRAALLAAEERQAALFDKRLAREEVWIRQGIKARRTRNEGRVRALLRLREERSARRVREGTVKMRIEQAEGSGHMVVEAEEVAFAYDGRFIFQGLTTSLLRGDRVGIIGPNGVGKTTLLRVLLGELPPTSGRLQLGTRLQVAYFDQLRATLDEDARVRDSVVDGADFVTVGGERRHVIGYLQDFLFTPDRANTPVNALSGGERNRLLLARLFARPSNILVMDEPTNDLDIDTLDLLEELLADYPGTLLLVSHDREFLDHVVTNSLVFEGGGRVVEYVGGYEDWLRQRPTLSNPPIPATRPSPTATSVTPPRSRAERPRRLSFKEQQELTALPGQIDALEIEQAALHATMADPRFYQRPGVDIAVARGRLEELEKMLGEAYGRWEVLEAVRQ; translated from the coding sequence GTGGCCCTGCTGAATTTGAAAGATGTCCATCTTGCCTATGGTGGAGCGCCATTGTTGGATGGGGTGACTTTACAGGTGGAGCAAGGCGAACGTTTGGCCTTGGTAGGTCGTAACGGTAGTGGTAAATCCAGTTTGATGCGGCTCATCGCTGGTGAGATTTCCCCAGACAGTGGCGAGGTTCTGCGTACCTCTGGCCTCAAGATGGCGCGTTTGGCCCAAGAAGTACCATCGGCCCAGGAGGGGACCGTATTCGATGTGGTAGCTGCGGGATTGGGTCCAATCGGTCAATGGTTGGCGCAATACCATCACCTCAGTCAACGCCTAAGTGATGCTAGCGATACCGGCGGTACCGACGAGAGTGCACCAATATTGAGGAAACTTGCCCAGCTCCAACAGCAATTAGAGGCTGCGGGGGGATGGCAGTGGCGTTCACGGGTGGATGCGTTGGTTTCACGTCTGGGACTACCTGCAGAGGCGACCTTTGCCGATCTGTCGGGCGGTTTCAAGCGTCGGGTGATGCTCGGACAGGCCCTTGCTGATGCACCGAATCTATTATTGTTGGATGAACCGACCAATCACCTCGATATCCCGGCCATCGAGTGGCTGGAACAGTTTCTCCTTGAATTCTCCGGCACACTGCTATTTGTTACCCACGATCGAGTGTTTCTGCAACGGCTAGCTACCCGTATTGTGGAATTGGATCGCGGGCATTTGGCGAGTCACGCGGGAGGGTTCCATCTCTATCTGGAACGGAGGGCTGCCCTCCTGGCCGCCGAGGAGCGTCAGGCCGCCTTGTTCGATAAGAGACTCGCGCGGGAGGAGGTATGGATCCGTCAGGGAATTAAAGCGCGGCGTACTCGTAACGAAGGCCGAGTACGTGCCTTGCTCCGCCTACGTGAGGAGCGGAGTGCCCGCCGGGTACGCGAGGGAACGGTAAAGATGCGCATCGAACAAGCCGAGGGCTCGGGGCATATGGTGGTAGAGGCCGAAGAGGTTGCCTTTGCCTATGATGGTCGTTTCATTTTTCAGGGCTTGACTACCAGCCTGTTGCGCGGCGACCGGGTGGGCATCATCGGTCCCAATGGCGTTGGCAAGACTACGCTATTGCGAGTACTTCTAGGTGAATTGCCTCCCACATCCGGTCGTTTGCAATTGGGGACTCGTCTGCAAGTGGCCTATTTCGATCAACTTCGGGCGACTCTGGACGAAGATGCTCGTGTACGCGATAGCGTGGTCGATGGCGCTGATTTCGTTACCGTGGGAGGAGAACGGCGCCATGTGATCGGTTATCTTCAGGATTTTTTGTTCACCCCGGATCGTGCGAATACGCCGGTTAATGCTCTTTCTGGTGGTGAGCGTAATCGTTTATTGCTTGCCCGCCTTTTTGCGCGTCCCTCTAATATCTTGGTCATGGATGAACCCACCAATGATTTAGATATCGACACACTGGATCTGCTGGAAGAGCTTCTGGCGGATTATCCTGGTACCTTGTTGTTGGTGAGTCATGACCGTGAATTTCTCGATCACGTAGTCACCAACTCCTTGGTATTCGAGGGTGGTGGTAGAGTGGTCGAATATGTGGGGGGATACGAAGATTGGTTGCGTCAGCGTCCAACGCTATCCAATCCACCAATACCCGCTACTCGCCCATCTCCGACTGCGACTTCGGTTACACCGCCCCGATCACGGGCTGAACGCCCACGACGACTTTCTTTTAAGGAGCAGCAGGAGCTGACGGCACTGCCGGGACAGATTGATGCCTTGGAAATCGAACAGGCGGCATTACACGCAACCATGGCCGATCCTCGGTTCTATCAACGCCCTGGCGTTGATATCGCTGTCGCTCGGGGGCGTCTTGAAGAATTAGAGAAAATGCTGGGAGAGGCTTATGGAAGGTGGGAGGTTTTGGAAGCGGTGAGGCAATAG
- a CDS encoding DNA polymerase III subunit chi: MLRVDFYILPDATPEGRFLYACRLIEKAHGLGHPIYLHTPSASVARRMDSLLWTYRKNSFLPHGLTEDALLPVPPILIGDDRGPEVMGTPLDEILVRMHSLLCPITNVPPWEGPSAPGAVLINLASSVPSFFDRFTRVAELVDQEEQNLRAGRMRFTYYRERNISPESHKLPPNIPR; this comes from the coding sequence ATGCTCCGAGTGGACTTTTATATTCTACCTGACGCCACCCCTGAGGGGCGATTCCTATATGCCTGCCGATTGATCGAAAAGGCTCATGGGTTAGGTCATCCTATTTATTTACACACGCCTTCCGCCAGCGTTGCGCGACGTATGGATAGCCTACTGTGGACCTACCGCAAAAACAGTTTCTTGCCTCACGGTCTCACTGAGGATGCCCTACTTCCGGTTCCGCCTATTCTCATTGGCGATGATCGTGGCCCCGAAGTCATGGGTACTCCCCTTGACGAAATCCTGGTACGTATGCACAGCCTCCTGTGTCCTATTACGAACGTCCCTCCCTGGGAAGGACCTTCTGCGCCGGGAGCGGTATTGATCAATCTTGCTAGCAGCGTACCGTCCTTCTTCGACCGCTTTACCCGAGTTGCAGAATTGGTAGATCAGGAGGAACAAAATCTTAGAGCAGGACGAATGCGTTTCACCTACTACCGAGAACGGAACATCTCCCCCGAAAGTCACAAATTACCGCCCAATATCCCCCGTTAA
- the pepA gene encoding aminopeptidase A/I has product MGGRVEYQIQSGHPEKLSTACLVVGVLEPQQLSPSAQRIDEASGGFLTKLLCQGDLAGRAGQILFLHNIPGILAKRVLLVGVGKEQELGDTQYREAITKAINALADTGATEAVITLAELPVGGRDIVGRVRMAVETVENAIYRFDRLKSKKKTPPCTLCSVGWSLPDGDLTAAEQALREASAISAGVHLAKDLANLPGNFCTPTYLAEQAKALVDANLGQPLTLEVLEREDMERLGMGALLAVAQGSSQPPKFIVLHYHGGQAGDKPIVLVGKGITFDSGGISIKSGDKMDEMKFDMSGAAAVLGSVKASVALALAVNLVGIIPATENLPDGNAIKPGDIVTSLSGQTIEILNTDAEGRLILCDALTYAERFEPIVTIDIATLTGACVVALGKHPSGLFANHPPLARDLLDAGRTSGDRVWELPLWEDYQDQLKSNFADMANVGGREGGAITAACFLARYTKKLHWAHLDIAGTAWLGGDKKGATGRPVPLLVQYLIDRCAHGTSK; this is encoded by the coding sequence ATGGGGGGACGCGTGGAATACCAAATTCAGAGTGGGCATCCTGAGAAACTATCGACCGCATGTCTAGTCGTAGGGGTACTCGAACCGCAACAACTCTCTCCTTCCGCGCAACGCATCGACGAGGCGAGTGGCGGGTTCCTCACGAAACTGCTCTGCCAAGGCGACTTAGCCGGGCGCGCTGGTCAGATTCTATTCCTACACAACATCCCCGGCATTCTCGCCAAACGTGTCTTGTTGGTCGGGGTAGGCAAGGAACAAGAGCTGGGCGATACCCAGTATCGCGAGGCCATCACCAAGGCGATCAACGCATTGGCAGATACTGGCGCCACCGAAGCGGTGATCACCCTCGCCGAGCTACCCGTAGGTGGGCGTGACATAGTCGGACGAGTGCGGATGGCTGTGGAGACAGTGGAAAACGCGATCTACCGTTTTGATCGACTCAAGAGCAAAAAAAAGACCCCTCCCTGCACCTTGTGTAGCGTGGGGTGGAGTTTGCCCGATGGTGATCTGACCGCTGCGGAACAAGCCCTGCGCGAGGCCAGCGCCATCTCGGCGGGGGTTCACCTTGCCAAGGACCTGGCCAATCTTCCTGGCAATTTCTGCACTCCCACCTACCTGGCCGAACAAGCCAAGGCACTGGTCGATGCCAACCTCGGACAGCCCCTAACCCTAGAGGTGTTGGAACGGGAAGACATGGAGCGTTTAGGGATGGGGGCGTTGCTGGCCGTGGCTCAAGGGAGCAGCCAGCCGCCCAAGTTCATTGTCCTTCACTACCACGGTGGTCAGGCAGGCGACAAACCGATAGTGCTGGTGGGCAAAGGCATTACCTTCGACTCGGGCGGTATCTCCATCAAGTCCGGCGATAAGATGGACGAGATGAAATTCGATATGTCGGGGGCCGCTGCTGTTCTCGGGAGCGTCAAGGCAAGCGTTGCACTTGCCCTTGCGGTGAATCTGGTGGGTATTATCCCCGCCACCGAGAATCTGCCCGATGGCAATGCCATCAAGCCTGGAGATATCGTCACCAGCCTTTCCGGTCAGACCATCGAGATTCTCAATACCGATGCCGAAGGTCGACTCATCCTATGTGATGCCCTCACCTACGCTGAACGTTTCGAACCCATCGTGACCATCGACATCGCGACCCTCACCGGGGCCTGCGTGGTGGCCCTGGGTAAGCATCCCTCCGGGTTATTCGCCAACCACCCTCCACTGGCCAGAGATCTGCTCGATGCGGGACGCACCAGCGGTGACCGCGTCTGGGAACTGCCACTCTGGGAGGATTATCAAGACCAGTTAAAGAGCAATTTTGCCGACATGGCCAATGTCGGGGGACGCGAAGGTGGTGCAATTACTGCGGCTTGTTTCCTCGCGCGTTACACTAAAAAACTCCACTGGGCTCACCTAGATATTGCTGGGACCGCCTGGCTCGGCGGTGATAAGAAAGGTGCCACCGGACGCCCCGTACCATTACTCGTCCAATACCTCATAGATCGCTGCGCCCACGGCACAAGCAAATAA
- a CDS encoding exported hypothetical protein (Evidence 5 : Unknown function), which produces MKHLLPLLLALWSCTVPASTAEGLELELQAAARAGQVERVQSLLSQGANPDSANPQGRTALMGASFMGNLVTMRTLLAAGATVDARDHQQDTALLIAVPRGDIRTVRLLLDAGADPNAKNSRGQSSLTLAQRTGYEEIARLLTDVGAIDQKKLEEEKEKEKKKEEERKKKEEEDKKKEEERKKAEEEEKKKEEERKIAEEAERKKKEEEAKAAEEKKKAEEEQKKAEEAKAAEGEKPAEPPK; this is translated from the coding sequence ATGAAACATCTGCTCCCGTTACTACTGGCTCTATGGAGTTGTACCGTCCCCGCGAGTACTGCCGAGGGCCTGGAGTTAGAACTTCAGGCGGCAGCCCGAGCCGGTCAGGTGGAGCGTGTTCAGTCTCTATTGTCGCAGGGCGCCAACCCCGACTCAGCCAATCCCCAGGGTCGGACTGCTCTCATGGGCGCCAGCTTCATGGGTAACCTGGTTACAATGCGTACACTGCTCGCCGCTGGCGCAACGGTCGACGCCCGTGATCATCAGCAAGATACCGCGCTACTCATTGCGGTGCCGCGTGGTGATATTCGAACCGTTCGCCTCCTATTAGATGCCGGTGCCGATCCCAACGCCAAAAATTCTCGCGGTCAATCTTCTCTAACATTGGCCCAACGTACCGGCTACGAAGAGATTGCAAGACTTCTCACCGATGTTGGCGCAATCGATCAGAAGAAGCTTGAGGAGGAGAAAGAAAAGGAAAAGAAGAAAGAAGAAGAACGAAAAAAGAAGGAAGAAGAAGACAAGAAAAAAGAAGAAGAACGCAAGAAAGCCGAAGAGGAAGAGAAAAAGAAAGAGGAAGAAAGAAAAATAGCCGAGGAAGCGGAAAGGAAGAAAAAGGAAGAGGAGGCCAAAGCCGCAGAAGAGAAAAAGAAAGCTGAAGAAGAACAGAAGAAAGCCGAGGAAGCAAAGGCAGCAGAGGGCGAAAAACCCGCCGAACCACCCAAGTGA